In Quercus robur chromosome 11, dhQueRobu3.1, whole genome shotgun sequence, the sequence AATATGAGACTTCTCAGTTTATTTGTGCTTGTAACACTACAAGATAGGTActacaatgaaaagaaaaaggcaagTTTATTTGTGCTTGTAACACTACAAGACTATACTACAAGATCCAAGAgatcttgaaaagaaaaaggcttcAAAAACTAGCATATGATTACAGTCCAGACTTACCAACAAATTTGGTTAAGCCATAAGTAACTCCCATAGCAAACCAATCTCCGATTAAAACCCTTAAGGAGGACTTCACAATAGGTGCCTTCCCTAGAAAAGCACCTAGCCCTCCAAACCCTAACAAGGCAAAACTCACAACCCCAATTACCACTCCCACCCTCACTGCATAGTCCTTTATAAACGCTGCCCCCAATAGCGGTACTAATGCTCCCACGGCAAATGAAAGTGCTGATGCTCCAGCTGCATGCCAAGGGTTTGGCAATTTCTCTTTCTCAGCATTTAGTTCCTCCACTCCCACGTTATCAGTGCTACCATCTCTCTTCATTTGTGCCATTTCAATGTCATATTGTGAGTAAACAGAGACGAGCTTTCCGATGGCCATACTACATGCTCCGGCAACCAACCCAGCAACCCCAGAAAGGATCACGGTTTTAATATCTGTTCGGACAGCTCCAACTCCAATCATAAGGGATGCAGTGGAAAGCAACCCATCATTTGCACTCAAGATGGCAGCTCTAAGCCATTGTCCCCTTTTGGTGTAGTCTAATTCATCGTTTTTAGTTTGTTGCTCAACATCGAATGATTTAACTTCATTTAAGGGTGATGGTTGGTCGTGAACTTGGTTGGCTGCCATAGAAGAAaggtagtaaaaaaaaaaggcaagtaAAGCTACTATAATGAGGAAGATTATGATAATGAGTATATGGAGAGGAGTGTGGAGGACACACTATCAGGAGGTTATTTATAAGGGAAAATCAAGATTAGAGATTTTATTAACGGAGGTGTGGAAAATGGTGGTCTTAACGGAATCCAATGTGTGTTCACACTTGAggttatatatattcatatttataattcggaagctttttctttttttttccttaaataagGCTTGACGTTACTTTGCTTTGTTGTTGacttatgaaaagaaaatacaagagaTCAAAATGAGATATTCGATCCACATGTAGGGTAGGGATATGGCGTTGTTGTTTTTGCTTTGGATTGCGAGCGAGGGATAactatttttattcttctttttttttttctcttaaaatatatttattgatCTGCTCAATGGAAtattaaaattcacatattGAGCAACCTATTTTCTTGGAAAGcttctaatctatatatatatatatatatatatatataaaaccgaaacttttgaagctcccacaattttccacatcagcacaatatttaaattaaattaaattttccaccttatcactgttttctttttccaatgcaaattagacttctagccaaataaggacactctcacaccgcctctactctctcctatttaagaattgcttgcgtagaaaacctaaaccccaaaaacttatttttgccgcaacacaattttctccttaaaacttatttttcttcaagattttttttagggCGGCTTatgcttcacaattcacatattccacttatgtattggactcctctccttcttcggtcaatgcatcaaggttagggttatttgatttattcaataaaaattatagatttgttgctttttcttataagtttgtcaattgttgttttgtttatttaattgctgggcctgaatcttttaattaaatctgcaaatttttttaaccttttaaaagttttaatattttgaattttaacatttaaaaggtaactcatatttctctaatatttttatgttgtgtagacatatttttttttgtttattatatttctccATTATGtagtcacataattttttttttttttttgttttaataaattcttagctcaaaatcttctaattgtttggtttacatatgaatttttaagttcattttttgtaataCATTTAATTGTCTGGCCAATTTCAATAGTAGAAAAGCTATAATCATGAAttcccttctttctattgtatttctttattgcgtaattttatatatatatatatatatatatatattgttttatttcaatacttttgaagctttgaatcttctgatttttttttttaaatttttttttttggcattttggaagttttaacatcataacttttgggttttattttttctattatcagaaattatctagaagatttcaatgaatatccatagattattctttttgagggtaacccatctttatcttatatttctattcctaacttttttttcctatattttttctttaattgtccgtgtttaTGTCTCTTTTGtttatcttatttttactttcataGCGTATGTACATGTTGTGtatgttctttgattctttctttaatgatttttgtgtgagtatgtgtcatcgtatctgggtacttaggcaaaatctataaagactaaagatgcttcttcttttttttcttttttttgtaatgaatcttatgtttttcatgactttagtgagtcatattcttaatgatcgaaatggttttgtttgacgtggattttgttcatactggtttcaaagtttatttcttggcttatattatagattgtaatatatttattcatcaaactgtttagttgagtttgttttcaaaattgttttcagtgttgggcattttcttgaagcatgttggtatcatatattaaaatactgttaagttgatgataataataataataataataatatagtttaataaatgtttgaaacgtatagctgttaacaaatattttagctatatgattttattttacaaattcaattttggtgttgtagtaaaataaacaaagattaaattatatattgtactcaatacatttcccgtgcatcgcacgggttagcgactagtctatatatatatatatatatataaaaccgaagcctttgaaattcccacaattttccacatcatcattttaattttaaaaaattttaattcccacaattttccacatcattattttaatttaaaaaaaattttaatttttaaaactaaatagtgagagagtcctaacaggagtctcttttaaacatatatataagagacaaaatctttgaaaaccctaaagcaaTCTCCTCTGTCCGTCTCCcctaagagagaaaaccctaaacttcaatttctttggtacgcttgctattgctttttctcttttttgtgaattagttttttttgcttttgttttgtatggagtagtattttacaatatatagtataactacaagtattgtagtaagtttgctaactttttgtttggttcaaagatgctatattctatattattttagattatataaccttaagctttaccttatggagacgtatgtacaagttttcaattccttttgtgtggatattttcTCACAGCTGTGGAGTAAGGTATATGCACtatatgttatcttatgttttctcttatggtgtcatgcttctttgtttattaattaaagattatgttggaagcctatattatttgcaccttcaaagtgttcgacaatgtttgaaccaaatttttcatcaattaggaagaattggataaaaaaaacttagaaaagctttccatccttactgaaattgtctcgcaatgactttttttttttttttttttttttttttataatttgtaggttctgaatgttttgatttttaattttattgtcttttgaaagtttgaccatctaaatttttgggttcaattttttgcaatatttgaaacagtttagcaaattttaactgttataactatggattattctcttgaaggtaacatatatttctcttatatttctctatttggtagtcatatatattttgttttgttttaataatttctagGCAGTGCCagtaaattttctgatttttttttcccctttcgaaCGTTTTAACATCAgaactttttagttattttttttttcaatatctaaatttggcttattcatcaaattgtaactcaaaaaaataggagcaattcatgcaatagtatagtttcataatcaatttaaaattttataaaattattttagtctattataaaTAGGTAAGTTCCCGTGCGTTGCACGGGTTTCCGACTAGTTAAAAAGAATTGTCAAAGCTCACAACAATAAATCTATATAACTAtaggattaaaatttttttttttttttttttttaaaagatcaaAGGTTTCCAATGAGATATTTGATCTACATGTCGGATATAAAGTTGTTCTTGTTTGCATCGTACATATTACTATATATTGCTGTCTATCAAAACATGGGTAATACTtaggagaaaatgggcttttgacTCTTTCACCAAAACTTTTCAGAAAAATGCCCCatatctgaaactatttagggaaatgtccttgttttgaaactcggttttctaaaaatcaaatttcaatttaaaactcgatttttggacaatcgagttatagggaattgaaaattaaaattaaaaaaaaaattctaagttcacgttcgctataactcgatgttgcaaaaatcaagttttacatttgaaactcaatttttagaaaatcaagtttcaaaacagggacatttccctaattagtttcaGATATGAAACATTTTGCTAGAAACTTTATGAGAAATGGGTAAAAGCCCATTTTGGCCCTATTATCTAGAATATCTTACCCTTTTTTTCAACTCTaacaaatatatttgtttcataaaataaacataGTCTTTATGAAGAATCAAAAAGTTAAAATGTGATCATCTCTGTGCTTGCAttgttcttttttcctttttgttaagtttcttctattttttttttttttttttaagtttcttcTTATTATATGTTAGTTGCATTTGAGATAGCTTATATTGGGCAGcttcttttactatttagcttatttttgctactattcatatgTCTTATTGCAGTTTTTGGTACTATACATGCGTCtcattgtattatttcagctaacttttaactttatctACATACTTTCGATGACTGTACTATTTACACCTATGACCTAACCTCAATATCAATGACTTTCGATGGGTAATAGCTTGTAGAAAAATcgataaatgtatttataaaataagtacGAA encodes:
- the LOC126706049 gene encoding vacuolar iron transporter homolog 1-like → MAANQVHDQPSPLNEVKSFDVEQQTKNDELDYTKRGQWLRAAILSANDGLLSTASLMIGVGAVRTDIKTVILSGVAGLVAGACSMAIGKLVSVYSQYDIEMAQMKRDGSTDNVGVEELNAEKEKLPNPWHAAGASALSFAVGALVPLLGAAFIKDYAVRVGVVIGVVSFALLGFGGLGAFLGKAPIVKSSLRVLIGDWFAMGVTYGLTKFVGKSGL